Proteins encoded by one window of Bactrocera oleae isolate idBacOlea1 chromosome 4, idBacOlea1, whole genome shotgun sequence:
- the LOC106626520 gene encoding caspase-9, with protein sequence MFKKSATKEPNNSKDTKNSALVRQDPRMKVRTATAHSETTNTTVKSATIFDNEKNKMTHQTVRQTVTNQKTARITEISIRRTPTKEELAELLMTSGAYPNFANSSAHWTKQETTVTQTNGGTQTSYLQQQKMKFQQPTATTMASGGSWKDFTSSQPTTMLNVHVDTYAPQSMLRALPALTSLTPTTSSSLIKPIHSTTTTSLSPLVNSYSRSQSGSGNKLTISKIGTSSSDSSIASKRAAFFNAKPATTITPLSNTVTGYVSPYGNSLYRPRDAIGDLPSAKPTTTASPMYLSPVLANTKPLTTKPLALGSSLMLTTTPRTQTLTQPQKSLSASAVQGKSNLKPGYAVIFNTVDFTDKTRFDKRDGSDYDAKLIKETLLKYKLNVETKKNPTVNNIKDTIKKMTTKNFRNYSCLVIVILSHGKANDSIAATDGLYNLNELILYPILDIPSLKDKPKIFIIQACKGDLVPGEYKTDALTTRGPPTEILKCYSTFEGYVSYRTDSGSPFVQALCDEIKLKGDNTNIEQLMKNAIATVKTKTGSKQIPSMTTTLTKPFVFGHYV encoded by the exons atgtttaaaaagagTGCAACCAAGGAACCAAATAATTCCAAAGATACTAAAAATAGCGCGCTGGTGCGTCAGGATCCGCGCATGAAAGTGCGCACTGCCACTGCACATTCGGAAACAACGAATACGACCGTAAAAAGTGCAACAATTTTCGACAATGAAAAGAATAAAATGACTCATCAAACCGTAAGGCAAACGGTGACGAATCAAAAGACTGCTCGTATCACTGAGATCTCAATACGTCGTACACCCACTAAAGAAGAATTGGCTGAGCTATTAATGACGTCTGGTGCGTATCCAAATTTCGCCAATTCTTCAGCGCACTGGACTAAACAGGAGACTACCGTCACGCAAACAAATGGTGGCACACAGACTTCTTATCTACAACAGCAAAAAATGAAATTCCAACAGCCGACCGCAACGACAATGGCGTCGGGAGGCTCGTGGAAAGATTTCACCAGCAGTCAGCCAACAACAATGTTAAACGTCCATGTCGACACCTACGCTCCACAGTCAATGCTTAGGGCTCTGCCAGCGCTAACGAGCTTAACGCCTACGACTAGCTCATCATTGATTAAACCAATTcacagtacaacaacaacaagcctaTCTCCTCTTGTAAATAGTTATAGTCGCAGTCAAAGTGGTAGCGGAAATAAGTTAACGATCTCGAAAATAGGTACGAGCTCAAGTGATAGTAGTATTGCAAGCAAGAGAGCAGCATTTTTTAACGCtaaaccagcaacaacaataactccaCTGTCCAACACAGTTACAGGCTATGTTTCGCCTTATGGCAATAGCTTATATAGACCACGTGACGCGATTGGTGACTTACCAAGCGCGAAACCCACAACCACAGCCAGTCCAATGTATCTCTCACCAGTTTTGGCCAACACAAAACCGCTAACGACAAAGCCTTTGGCGCTAGGAAGCAGCCTTATGCTAACGACCACGCCCCGAACGCAAACTCTAACTCAGCCGCAAAAGTCACTAAGTGCCAGCGCGGTCCAAGGCAAGTCTAATCTAAAGCCAGGTTACGCTGTGATTTTCAATACCGTGGACTTTACGGATAAGACGCGATTCGACAAGCGTGATGGCAGCGATTATGATGCGAAGCTTATAAAGGAAACATTGTTGaagtataaattaaatgtgGAGACTAAAAAGAATCCAACAGTGAATAATATCAAGGATACGATCAAGAAAA tgACAACTAAGAATTTCAGGAATTATTCTTGCCTGGTAATTGTTATACTAAGTCATGGAAAAGCAAATGATTCTATTGCGGCCACCGATggattatataatttaaacgaactGATACTTTACCCAATACTAGATATACCAAGTTTGAAGGATAAGCCGAAAATATTCATTATACAAGCGTGTAAAGGTGACCTGGTACCAGGTGAATATAAAACAGATGCTTTAACGACACGGGGACCTCCAACTGAGATACTAAAATGCTACAGTACTTTTGAAG GTTATGTTTCATACCGAACCGACTCCGGCAGTCCATTCGTCCAAGCCTTATGCGATGAAATAAAGCTTAAAGGAGATAATACCAATATAGAGCAGCTCATGAAGAACGCCATAGCAACTGTGAAGACTAAAACAGG TTCAAAACAAATTCCGAGCATGACTACCACCCTCACAAAGCCATTTGTTTTTGGCCATTacgtataa